In a genomic window of Brettanomyces nanus chromosome 1, complete sequence:
- a CDS encoding uncharacterized protein (EggNog:ENOG41), giving the protein MFSAETTDKDVEDKLKLVCKVYQLPAVLDPSKAVLDSTVSVENYQKSIFPSNIYSDEFMSERSSAHPQPATMVVGQSIANNSGIPLNSINKLPSYQWSFKHEDDHKSHHYGHSHHHHKGKNILNGLGTSESISLLGGTFFNSTALNSRLIRLPVMNESNRYKKRSILNGLPYYDKSIIDKQIRAMNIEKVKLKLPVANASHFSASFNETVDDVEYLHGEVILNQFMNNKRIMRDYQWMLYYLNRFGGKNLTENGELKFGRNKIVSVKTWKQFEKWTMKRQEKFKEMHKIRMEIAEKRHHRKEANMKRLTDKARVKEIKRNLEEASVDFDVKSSGEFFSTEESNNNGNADEQQVEEYTAEEKDEEEKDRTMEALLPEFEDEVTISDEELEEVEELEDTHSEQVSFPDREIVIERELPVDDPELLKYQRILFGIPSSNQMELQIQNSNGVLQTKRVRVKRVPNPNALGYSNIRHRKPSYL; this is encoded by the coding sequence ATGTTTTCAGCAGAGACCACCGATAAGGATGTTGAGGATAAGTTGAAATTGGTCTGCAAGGTGTATCAACTCCCTGCTGTTCTTGACCCTTCAAAGGCAGTGCTTGACTCCACAGTGAGTGTAGAGAACTACCAGAAGTCCATTTTCCCCAGTAACATATACAGTGATGAGTTCATGTCCGAGCGGTCATCGGCACATCCACAACCGGCTACTATGGTCGTCGGCCAGAGCATAGCGAACAATTCTGGTATTCCATTGAACTCCATCAACAAGCTTCCCTCTTATCAGTGGAGCTTCAAGCATGAAGACGACCACAAATCACACCATTATGGTCACAGCCACCACCATCACAAGGGTAAGAATATCCTGAACGGATTAGGTACATCTGAGTCGATTTCATTGTTGGGGGgtactttcttcaactcgACGGCATTAAACTCGAGATTGATTAGATTGCCTGTGATGAATGAGTCAAACAGATACAAGAAGCGATCAATACTTAACGGATTACCCTACTATGATAAGAGTATTATTGACAAGCAGATACGTGCGATGAACATAGAAAAGGTCAAACTAAAGCTTCCTGTTGCCAATGCTTCGcatttttctgcttctttcaacGAGACTGTTGATGATGTGGAGTACCTTCACGGCGAGGTAATATTGAATCAGTTCATGAATAACAAGAGAATTATGAGAGACTATCAATGGATGCTCTATTATTTGAATAGGTTTGGAGGTAAAAACTTGACCGAAAATGGTGAATTGAAATTTGGCCGTAATAAAATAGTCAGTGTGAAAACGTGGAaacaatttgaaaagtGGACAATGAAGCGCCAGgagaagttcaaagagatgcACAAGATTCGAATGGAGATTGCTGAAAAAAGGCATCATAGAAAAGAGGCTAATATGAAGCGGCTTACGGATAAGGCACGTGTAAAGGAGATTAAGCGGAACTTGGAAGAAGCTTCTGTTGATTTTGATGTCAAAAGTAGTGGAGAGTTTTTCTCTACTGAGGAATCAAACAATAATGGTAACGCAGATGAGCAGCAGGTCGAAGAGTATACGGCagaggagaaagatgaagaagagaaggacAGGACGATGGAAGCACTTCTCCCCGAATTCGAAGATGAGGTTACAATTAGCGACGAGGAGCTcgaagaagtggaagagcttgaagataCACATTCTGAAcaagtttcttttcctgATAGAGAGATTGTAATCGAGAGAGAGCTCCCAGTGGATGATCCAGAACTTCTCAAGTACCAACGAATCCTGTTTGGaattccttcttccaatCAGATGGAGCTGCAGATTCAAAATTCCAATGGAGTACTACAAACTAAAAGGGTCCGTGTCAAGAGGGTTCCTAACCCGAACGCATTAGGATATTCCAACATTCGTCACAGGAAGCCATCGTATCTCTGA
- a CDS encoding uncharacterized protein (MEROPS:MER0000866~BUSCO:EOG09340QPN) gives MTQTETALASIQAIEMPDMANTTDATYTSSLSHTNTPTIVKTTATDNSTLQDDEGSSMHHVDLYSIPTDHIEQFVPQPYDSKQPSHSGGGGGNHLSKPSLSQRDEQRFEENIAMNKALTVVALSRFNRTVSHAMPLYFGTDEIEFSIYRKQALRNRRLSSNANYPDGESETDHHYTRLSTRNFRVKIRASSFSSGPKAFKAPKASRDSMAPEPLRAPITTTSVKDLSPTPQSVQEASLPTASRLKWSEAIQRGLHKSSSNRTDSTPETAVSTAMTASTSTSIPPSSSSILTSGSPSGLSTSTSSTPQTDTLFTKSDNLSKPLGLVALKVMYDEKFLESIIDDNKSALVYPHGLINTGSICYMNSVIQMLLECEPFSQLLNVIRDNTVTSFESGSKTPLIDALLLLHDSFKKRPNSGNTFNGLATRADAVSPLGFYTAISKLDRFRDLEWGKQEDAEEFLGFLLDGLHEEFVTSLENLPMEEAIKFANSFKDQETPDRIVSAVKTIKNTRGKGFGAEAEDEEDATGEAGRWNEVGSNRKIAVRRTFEFKPSPIAQLFGGQFRSVLQMPNSKKSSITLDPFMHVQLDISDPDTTDLVTAFKKFSEVEEISYGNQKAKKQNLIDRLPKILIIHLKRFSFVTIDENGEGSDNYEIVSSKQKRRKHVQQAPEQEQELQEEETPSSYEHSNKLMEGRIEKIHKKIGYQHELNLPASCISTMAFDASVYKLVGVIYHHGRTAEGGHYTADVLEPSGDWIRLDDTQVSKITSEEVIENGINGGNLTNNNKSAYLLMYQKI, from the coding sequence ATGACTCAAACTGAGACTGCACTAGCTTCCATACAGGCTATCGAAATGCCAGACATGGCAAATACGACGGACGCTACATATACTTCCAGTCTAAGTCATACGAATACACCAACTATAGTTAAAACAACCGCAACCGACAATTCAACTTTACAGGATGACGAGGGCTCTTCTATGCATCATGTTGATCTTTATTCAATTCCTACTGATCATATAGAACAATTTGTTCCACAGCCGTATGATTCAAAGCAACCATCTCACTCAGGTGGAGGTGGTGGCAACCATTTATCCAAGCCATCACTCTCACAGAGAGATGAACAGAGATTTGAGGAGAACATTGCTATGAACAAAGCTTTAACAGTGGTTGCACTTTCCAGATTTAATAGAACTGTATCCCACGCTATGCCCCTTTATTTTGGTACAGACGAGATCGAATTCAGCATATATAGAAAACAGGCCCTAAGGAACAGAAGACTCTCATCCAACGCTAACTATCCCGATGGTGAGTCCGAGACTGACCATCATTATACTCGGCTTTCTACGAGGAATTTCAGAGTTAAAATTAGGGCTTCAAGTTTCTCTAGTGGTCCTAAAGCTTTCAAGGCTCCAAAGGCTTCAAGGGATTCAATGGCTCCAGAGCCTCTAAGAGCTCCAATTACTACTACTAGTGTTAAGGATCTCAGCCCAACTCCTCAGTCTGTGCAGGAAGCTTCTTTACCTACCGCATCCCGTTTAAAATGGAGTGAAGCTATACAGAGGGGTCTTCACAAGAGTAGCAGTAACCGGACTGACTCTACACCAGAAACTGCAGTGTCTACAGCTATGACGGCGTCAACTTCTACATCAATACCACCGTCTTCGTCCTCCATATTAACATCGGGTTCCCCTTCAGGTTTGTCGACCTCCACCTCTTCGACTCCACAAACAGATACTCTGTTCACTAAGAGTGATAATTTATCAAAACCTTTAGGTCTTGTGGCGTTGAAAGTCATGTACGACGAGAAATTCTTAGAGTCGATCATTGACGACAACAAATCTGCCTTGGTATACCCCCACGGATTGATTAATACCGGCAGTATATGCTATATGAACTCTGTTATTCAGATGCTTCTTGAATGTGAACCATTTTCCCAACTTTTAAATGTTATTCGTGATAATACTGTTACCTCTTTCGAGAGCGGTAGCAAGACGCCGTTGATCGATGCTTTATTATTACTTCATGATTCATTCAAAAAGCGTCCAAATTCAGGTAACACATTTAATGGTCTTGCCACACGTGCAGATGCTGTCAGCCCTCTGGGCTTCTACACAGCCATTTCAAAGCTAGACAGGTTTCGTGACTTGGAATGGGGCAAACAggaagatgctgaagagTTTTTAGGATTTCTACTGGATGGTTTGCACGAGGAATTTGTCACTAGCCTCGAGAATCTTCCTATGGAGGAGGCCATTAAGTTTGCCAATAGTTTTAAAGATCAAGAGACACCGGATAGAATAGTGTCTGCAGTAAAGACTATTAAGAATACCAGAGGTAAAGGATTTGGAGCAGAGGcggaagatgaagaagatgcaacAGGAGAAGCCGGTAGATGGAACGAAGTTGGATCCAATAGAAAGATCGCTGTCAGGAGAACTTTTGAGTTTAAGCCTTCCCCAATTGCACAGTTGTTTGGGGGACAATTCCGGTCTGTATTACAAATGCCGAACTCCAAGAAATCTTCAATCACTTTAGATCCATTCATGCACGTCCAATTGGATATTAGTGATCCAGATACCACCGATTTAGTGACTGCCTTTAAGAAGTTTTCTgaggttgaagagattTCGTATGGTAACCAAAAGGCAAAGAAACAGAATCTAATTGATAGGCTCCCCAAAATTCTTATCATCCACTTGAAGAGGTTCTCGTTTGTTACGATAGATGAGAATGGAGAGGGAAGCGATAACTACGAAATAGTTTCctcaaagcagaagagacgCAAACATGTTCAGCAGGCACCTGAGCAGGAGCAAGAACtacaggaagaagagacacCAAGTTCATATGAGCATTCTAATAAGCTGATGGAGGGACGTATAGAGAAAATTCACAAAAAAATCGGCTATCAGCACGAACTCAATTTACCGGCCTCATGCATTTCAACCATGGCGTTTGATGCATCTGTTTATAAACTTGTCGGTGTTATATATCATCATGGCAGAACTGCAGAAGGTGGTCATTATACTGCTGATGTTTTGGAACCTTCAGGAGATTGGATTCGCTTAGACGATACCCAGGTGTCCAAGATCACGAGCGAGGAAGTGATTGAAAATGGCATCAACGGTGGCAACTTGACTAACAATAATAAGAGTGCCTACTTGTTGATGTATCAAAAGATATAA